One genomic window of Primulina huaijiensis isolate GDHJ02 unplaced genomic scaffold, ASM1229523v2 scaffold19727, whole genome shotgun sequence includes the following:
- the LOC140966008 gene encoding 3-ketoacyl-CoA synthase 1-like, whose amino-acid sequence MERGGEVNCIEMEKERLMADVEFKDSSSMVIKIRRKLPDFLKSVKLKYVKLGYGYSCNPASTLLLVFVLLPLLIATTIQLTGLTFGLFSNIWMTQTLLLDTATVLIGSNVLIFLLGIYWAKRPRPIYLVDFACYKPEDERKMSVDAFLKLTEDIGSFEQESINFQKRISHRSGLGDETYVSRGIMSHPPNLSMKEARLETEAVMFGALDSLFKKTGVRPEDIGILVVNCSLFNPTPSLSSMIVNHYKLRADIKSFNLGGMGCSAGLISLDLAKHLLQTNSNAYAVVVSTENITLNWYFGNDRSMLLCNCIFRMGGAAILLSNKTRDRKRSKYQLVHTVRTHKGADDNSYNCVYQREDEKGTVGVSLDRELMAVAGDALKTNITTFAPLVLPFTEQLMFLVTLLKRKLVGANVRPYIPDFKLAFEHFCIHAGGRAVLDAVQKNLQLTEWHMEPSRMTLHRFGNTSSSSLWYELAYTEAKGRVFKGNRVWQIAFGSGFKCNSAVWRALKGIPAQECDANPWLDCIDNYPVPVELGC is encoded by the coding sequence ATGGAGAGAGGTGGAGAAGTGAATTGCATAGAGATGGAAAAGGAGAGGCTAATGGCGGATGTTGAATTCAAGGATTCTTCCTCCATGGTTATCAAAATTCGGCGAAAACTGCCTGATTTCTTGAAATCCGTGAAGCTGAAATATGTGAAATTAGGCTACGGCTATTCATGCAACCCCGCAAGTACTCTCCTTTTGGTCTTCGTACTTCTGCCTTTGCTCATAGCCACCACAATACAGCTCACTGGCCTAACATTTGGCCTCTTTTCTAACATATGGATGACTCAAACACTTCTTTTGGACACTGCCACCGTTCTGATCGGTTCGAATGTATTGATTTTCTTGTTGGGGATCTACTGGGCCAAAAGGCCAAGGCCGATCTATCTGGTCGATTTTGCATGCTACAAACCAGAGGATGAGCGCAAAATGTCAGTTGATGCGTTTTTGAAGTTGACAGAAGATATTGGTTCTTTCGAACAAGAGTCGATCAACTTCCAGAAGAGGATATCTCATCGTTCCGGACTTGGCGATGAGACGTATGTCTCAAGAGGAATTATGTCCCACCCGCCCAATCTATCGATGAAAGAAGCTCGATTGGAGACCGAAGCTGTCATGTTCGGTGCATTGGATTCTCTGTTCAAGAAGACAGGTGTCAGGCCTGAGGATATTGGAATTCTTGTAGTGAACTGCAGCTTATTCAATCCAACCCCATCTCTTTCCTCCATGATTGTCAACCATTACAAGCTCAGAGCTGACATCAAAAGCTTCAATCTTGGAGGAATGGGATGCAGCGCTGGGCTTATATCCTTAGACCTCGCCAAACACCTGCTTCAAACAAACTCGAACGCTTACGCAGTTGTGGTGAGTACAGAAAACATAACCCTCAATTGGTATTTCGGGAACGATCGTTCCATGTTACTCTGCAACTGCATCTTTCGAATGGGCGGTGCTGCCATTCTGTTGTCGAACAAAACCCGAGACAGGAAACGTTCCAAGTATCAGCTGGTGCACACCGTTCGAACCCACAAAGGCGCGGACGACAATAGCTACAACTGTGTCTACCAGAGAGAAGATGAAAAGGGGACAGTGGGGGTTTCATTAGACCGGGAGTTGATGGCCGTCGCAGGCGACGCTTTGAAGACAAACATAACCACATTTGCTCCTCTAGTATTACCATTTACAGAGCAGCTGATGTTTCTGGTCACTTTACTGAAGAGGAAGCTTGTGGGCGCTAATGTGAGGCCATACATACCCGATTTCAAGCTCGCTTTCGAGCACTTCTGCATCCATGCGGGCGGACGGGCAGTGCTTGATGCCGTCCAGAAGAATCTGCAGCTCACGGAATGGCACATGGAGCCATCCAGGATGACTCTGCACCGGTTCGGAAACACGTCTAGCAGCTCATTGTGGTATGAATTGGCTTATACTGAAGCTAAAGGTAGGGTCTTTAAAGGGAATCGTGTGTGGCAGATCGCATTCGGGTCGGGTTTCAAATGTAACAGCGCAGTTTGGAGAGCTCTCAAGGGAATCCCTGCTCAAGAATGCGACGCTAATCCATGGCTTGATTGTATCGATAATTACCCGGTCCCCGTTGAACTTGGATgttga